A window of Microcoleus sp. FACHB-831 contains these coding sequences:
- the hpsE gene encoding hormogonium polysaccharide biosynthesis glycosyltransferase HpsE, whose translation MSVDFTVAIPTYNGESRLPEVLEKLRSQINISFLSWEIIVIDNNSKDNTAKLIQTYQQNWPQNYPLKYCFEPQQGAAFARRRAFEEAKSELIGFLDDDNIPTQNWVEAAYNFGKQHPKAGAYGSQIHGDFEVPPPENFKKIIPFLAITERGSIPLLYEPSKKLLPPSAGLVVRKQAWLESVPNHMILTGRANGNMLTGEDLEMLSYIQAGGWEIWYNPAMEIDHKIPHWRLQQEYLIPFIRGIGLSRHVTRMVNVKPWFVPIKTLAYMANDLRKIVFHLLKHGFKVKTDLVAACEMQLFISSLISPFYLWKNGYFNQLPKNSYIEPS comes from the coding sequence ATGTCAGTTGATTTTACCGTCGCCATCCCAACCTATAACGGAGAAAGCCGCTTACCTGAAGTTTTGGAGAAACTGCGAAGCCAAATTAATATCTCATTTTTATCCTGGGAAATTATTGTTATAGACAACAATAGTAAAGACAATACTGCAAAACTCATTCAAACCTATCAACAAAATTGGCCTCAAAACTATCCCTTAAAATACTGCTTTGAACCCCAGCAAGGAGCAGCATTTGCCCGACGCCGCGCCTTTGAAGAAGCCAAATCGGAGCTAATTGGTTTTCTTGATGATGATAATATCCCCACACAAAATTGGGTAGAAGCTGCCTATAATTTTGGGAAACAGCACCCCAAAGCAGGCGCTTATGGCAGCCAAATTCACGGTGATTTTGAAGTACCCCCCCCAGAAAACTTTAAAAAAATTATCCCATTTTTAGCTATTACCGAGCGCGGTTCTATTCCCCTACTGTATGAACCTAGCAAAAAATTACTTCCTCCCTCCGCCGGGTTAGTCGTCCGCAAACAAGCCTGGTTAGAAAGCGTTCCCAACCACATGATTTTGACAGGCAGAGCCAATGGCAATATGCTTACAGGTGAAGACTTAGAAATGTTGTCTTACATTCAAGCAGGAGGATGGGAAATTTGGTACAACCCAGCTATGGAAATCGACCACAAAATTCCCCATTGGCGCTTGCAGCAAGAGTACTTAATTCCGTTTATTCGCGGTATTGGACTTAGCCGCCATGTCACGCGCATGGTGAACGTCAAACCCTGGTTCGTACCAATTAAAACGCTTGCTTATATGGCAAACGACTTGCGAAAAATTGTATTTCACTTACTCAAACATGGTTTTAAAGTCAAAACCGACCTGGTGGCGGCTTGTGAGATGCAGTTGTTTATCAGTAGCTTAATTAGTCCTTTTTACCTCTGGAAAAATGGCTATTTTAACCAACTACCTAAAAACAGTTACATCGAACCCTCCTAA
- a CDS encoding class I SAM-dependent methyltransferase yields MNIQQAFNAAAADYDKLRRTLIPCFDDFYRTAVEVIPSERNAPLKVLDLGAGTGLYSGMVQAVFPNAEFTLIDLATEMLEKAIARFSHMGKYPKILIDDYLETDLESDYDLVISGLSIHHLSDPDKQRLYQRIYHTLTPGGMFVNAEQVLGKTPHLEKQYRQQWLDSIRALGISEEDLSAALKRMEYDRMAPLGSQLDWLEAAGFQDVDCWYKNFSFAVFGGRRPI; encoded by the coding sequence ATGAACATTCAGCAAGCTTTTAATGCTGCCGCAGCAGATTATGACAAGCTACGTCGCACCCTGATTCCGTGTTTTGATGACTTTTACAGAACAGCAGTTGAGGTCATACCTAGCGAGCGCAACGCACCCCTAAAGGTTCTGGATTTGGGTGCGGGAACAGGACTTTATTCTGGCATGGTTCAGGCAGTCTTTCCTAATGCAGAATTCACCCTCATCGACTTAGCCACTGAGATGTTGGAGAAAGCGATCGCTCGATTTAGTCACATGGGAAAATACCCTAAAATATTGATTGATGACTACCTTGAAACTGATTTAGAATCTGACTATGACCTAGTTATCTCTGGCTTATCAATTCATCATCTATCTGACCCTGACAAACAACGTCTTTATCAGCGAATTTACCATACCTTGACTCCTGGGGGAATGTTCGTCAATGCCGAGCAAGTCTTGGGTAAAACCCCTCACCTAGAGAAACAGTATCGACAACAATGGCTCGATTCAATTCGTGCCCTTGGTATCTCAGAAGAAGATCTCTCAGCCGCCTTGAAGCGCATGGAATACGATCGCATGGCACCTCTTGGCAGTCAACTCGACTGGCTAGAAGCGGCAGGTTTTCAAGACGTGGATTGTTGGTACAAAAATTTCAGCTTTGCCGTCTTTGGCGGACGCAGACCAATCTAG
- a CDS encoding dienelactone hydrolase family protein → MGDLTRRKFIVVSTLAAGFALAVEPITAAVIKTDSRGLVAGEVKIPVQDGEIPAYRAMPATGANFPVVLVVQEIFGVHEHIQDICRRFAKLGYCAIAPEMFARQGDVSKLTDIQEIITKVVSKVPDAQVMSDLDATVAWAGKSSKGNIDKLAITGFCWGGRIVWLYSAYNPKVKAGVAWYGRLVSPSTELTPKHPIDIAANLKVPVLGLYGAKDDGIPNETVEQMRKALKGGRSGSQIILYPNTPHGFNADYRPTYRQKESEDGWKRLQAWFKKNGVA, encoded by the coding sequence ATGGGCGATTTAACGCGCCGGAAATTTATCGTTGTCTCGACGCTGGCGGCGGGGTTTGCCTTAGCAGTTGAGCCTATTACTGCTGCTGTTATCAAGACGGATAGTAGAGGCTTAGTGGCGGGTGAAGTAAAGATTCCCGTTCAAGATGGGGAAATTCCAGCATATAGGGCTATGCCAGCGACTGGGGCTAATTTCCCGGTTGTGTTGGTTGTGCAGGAAATTTTTGGCGTACACGAACACATTCAGGATATTTGTCGCCGCTTTGCTAAGTTGGGTTATTGCGCGATCGCGCCTGAAATGTTTGCCCGTCAAGGCGATGTTTCCAAACTCACCGACATTCAAGAAATTATCACCAAAGTTGTCTCTAAAGTTCCAGATGCCCAAGTTATGTCCGATTTAGATGCAACTGTTGCATGGGCAGGAAAATCGAGCAAAGGTAACATCGACAAATTAGCAATTACAGGTTTTTGTTGGGGCGGGAGGATAGTTTGGCTGTATTCAGCTTACAACCCCAAAGTTAAAGCGGGAGTTGCTTGGTACGGGCGCTTAGTTAGCCCATCTACGGAGTTAACTCCCAAGCATCCTATCGATATTGCAGCTAATTTGAAAGTACCCGTTTTGGGACTTTACGGTGCTAAAGATGACGGAATTCCTAACGAGACAGTAGAGCAAATGCGTAAGGCGCTTAAGGGTGGGCGCAGCGGTTCGCAAATTATCCTTTATCCGAATACTCCGCACGGTTTTAATGCCGACTATCGCCCAACTTATCGCCAGAAAGAATCTGAGGATGGCTGGAAGCGTTTGCAGGCTTGGTTTAAGAAGAATGGTGTTGCTTGA